Within the Erythrobacter insulae genome, the region AAGCATTCTCGAAACCATTGGCAACACCCCGCATGTTCGCCTGTCGCGCCTGTTTCCCGATCACGAAGTCTGGCTAAAGTCCGAACGCTCGAACCCGGGCGGCTCAATCAAAGATCGCATTGCGCTCGCTATGGTCGAGGATGCAGAGGCCTCCGGCAAACTGAAAGCCGGCGGAACAATCGTTGAACCGACCAGCGGTAATACCGGTATTGGCCTTGCCATGGTTGCCGCGGTCAAGGGGTATAAACTGGTGCTGGTCATGCCCGAAAGCATGTCGATTGAGCGCCGCCGTTTGATGCTGGCCTATGGCGCGACCTTTGATCTCACGCCGAAAGAAAAAGGCATGAAAGGCGCGATCGAACGCGCAACAGAAATCGTCGAAAGCACAGATGGCGCATGGATGCCGAGCCAGTTTGAAAACCCGGCAAACGTCAACATCCATACGCGCACCACCGCTGTCGAAATCCTCGCTGATTTTGCAGATACACCGATCGACGTGATGATCACGGGCGTCGGCACCGGAGGGCACCTGACAGGATGCGCCGAAGAACTGAAAAAGCATTGGAGCGGCTTTAAAGCCTATGCGGTTGAGCCCGAGGCTTCACCGGTAATCAATGGCGGTTCACCCGGCCCGCACCCGATTCAGGGTATCGGCGCAGGGTTCATTCCTGACAATCTGCACACCGATGCAATCGACGGAGCGGTAACTGTTGCCGCCGAAGACGCCAAGGAAATGGCCCGCCGCGCTGCGCGTGAAGAAGGTATGCTGATCGGAATTTCATCCGGGGCAACATTGGCGGCAATTGCGAAGAAATTGCCGGATCTGGCCGCTGGAAGCCGTGTTCTCGGTTTCAATTATGATACGGGTGAGCGGTACCTTTCAGTCCCCGATTTCTTGCCTGTCGAGTAATTTTTGATACAACTTGCTGAATAACGGTCGCAACTCTCCGGCGGTGGATACACCCCGGCAGAGCGGTACCGGATACGACCGACATCGCTTTGCTTTGCGTATGTATCGCCATTTTACTTGCGCTTCGAAAGGGGCAGAGGAGGCGATATGGGACTGTCCAACACGCTCGGATTGTTATCAAACGATCCGGGCCGACCGCTGCATTACCGTTTTTTCAAACGCCAACGGCACCGCGTGAATGATCAGATTGCCAAAAGCTCTCTGATCTCAAACGAGGCTGTTTTCGCGCCAGAGACATTTGAATGGCCGCAAAAAGTCGCCAACCATTGGCAGGCGATCCGCGACGAAGCGCAAGCGATCTATCGGCACCGCGATGCCATCCCGCCTTTGCGAGAGATTTCGCCGGATCATCGCGGGATCGTAAAGGACAATGCGTGGCGCAGCTTTTTTCTGATCGGTTATGGTCACCGGCAGGAACAAAATATCGCTCGCGCGCCGCGTACAGCAGAGTTGGTTAGCCAAATTCCGGGACTAAACTCGGCGTTCTTTTCCATCCTTGCACCGGGCTCCGAAATCACACCGCATAGGGGCGTGACAAAAGCATTCATCACCGCGCATCTGGGATTGGTCGTACCGATACGGCGCGAGAAATGCTGGATGCGCGTTGGCGATCATCGTCTGAACTGGGCCAATGGCGAATGGACCATCTTTGACGATACTTACGAACACGAAGTCAAAAACGAGACTGACGAAACGCGGATTATCCTGCTGTGTCAGGTTGAACGCCCACTGCGCGCACCGGGTTCATGGCTTGCAGCTGGATTAATGGGCTATGTCCGGCGCAGCCATTTTGTCCGCGAAGCAAAAGACAATCTCACTGATTGGGAAACCGCTTATGCAAAAGCGGAACGCGAGATCGCCTAAACCATCGCGGCGGCGAATGAGGCAAAAGAAAAGCCCGGACAGGCGAACCGTCCGGGCTTTTCCGATCTTTTTAATGAAAGCTTATGGCTTAGGCAGCTGTGGCAAATGCCTCTTCCGTCAACGCCATCATGTTGTCGCTACCCGCTTCAAGCTTACGGCGCAGCGCGCCCGCATCCGGCAGGAAACGCTCGGCGTAATAGGCCGCCGAGGTCAATTTCGCTTCATAAAACGCGGCATCTTGGGTTCCAGCAGCCAGCGTTTCTTTGGCCACTTTGGCCATTTTCAACCAGAAAAATCCAAGCGTGACGATGCCCATAATGTGCATGTAGTGATGCGCACCAGCGCCAAGGTGGTTCGGATTGGCCATGGCGTTTTGCATGAACCACATCGTTGCGGTCTTCTGCTCACCAAGCGCCTTTTCCAGCTTCTCGGCCATGTCTTTCAGGCCTTCATCTGCTTTTGCAATCGCGATTTCATCGTCGATCATTTTGAAGAAAGCCTGAACCGCTCGGCCGCCCTTGCTGGCGAGTTTCCGGCCGCAAAGATCCATCGCTTGTACACCGTTGGTGCCTTCGTAGATCATGGCGATCCGGCTATCGCGCACAAACTGTTCCATGCCCCATTCTCTGACGTAGCCGTGGCCGCCATAAACCTGCTGCATGTTGTTGGCGATGTCATAGCCTTTGTCGGTGCCGTAACCTTTGATCACCGGCGTAATCAGACCGATCAGATCATCAGCAAGCTGGCGTTCTTCTTCGGTCTGGGCCTTGTGCGTCAGATCAACCTGAAGCGCACCCCAAAGGCACAGCGCACGCATACCTTCGTTAAAGACCTTGGCGTCCATCAACATACGGCGAACATCAGGATGAACAAAGATCGGATCGGCTTTGGCTTCGGTGTCTGCTGGACCGGTCAAAGCGCGGCCCTGACGACGATCAAGCGCGTATGTTACGGCGTTTTGGTATGATACCTCTGCCTGAGCGAGGCCTTGGAGGCCCACGCCGAGACGCGCCGCGTTCATCATTACGAACATTGCAGCCAGGCCTTTATTCTCTTCACCAACCATGAAACCGGTGGCTTCATCGTAATTAAGAACACAAGTCGCGTTGCCGTGGATGCCCATCTTCTTCTCAATGGATCCACATGAAACGCCGTTACGCTCACCCGGCTCGCCATTCTCGTCAAGAATGTATTTCGGCACGATAAACAGCGAAATACCTTTGGAGCTATCTGGCGCGCCTGGCGTCTTTGCCAGGACGAGGTGAATGATATTGTTGGTCAGATCATGCTCACCGGCGGAAATGAAAATCTTGGTGCCGGTGATCTTGTAAGACCCATCGCCATTCGGCTCTGCTTTCGTGCGGATCATACCAAGATCGGTGCCGCAATGCGGCTCGGTCAGGTTCATCGTGCCTGACCACTCACCCGAAATCATCTTGGGCAGATAGGTTTCTTTCTGCTCTTGCGAGCCCGCTGCTTCGATTGCCGCAGATGCGCCATTGGTCAGGCCGGGATACATGCCGAACGCCTGGTTGGCAGTCGCGGTGAATTCTTCAACCACAAAGCCAAGGACATGCGGCAGACCCTGACCACCGAATTCTTCCGGCTTAGCCAGAGTGCCCCAACCGCTTTCAACATAGGCGGCATAGGCTTCTTTAAAGCCGTCTGGCGTGGTGACAGAACCGTCTTCGTGGCGCGTGCATCCCTGCTCGTCGCCAATCTGGTTGATCGGGGCAAGAACTTCTGAGCAAAACTTGCCTGCTTCGTTCACAACGGTTTCAATCATGTCAGGCGTGGCGTTTTCAAAACCGGGCAGATTGCCGTAGCTGGAGAGATCCAGCATTTCGTTGACGATGAAACGCGTGTCGCGAGTAGGAGCGGTATAGGTTGGCATCACTAGATCCCCTTGGTGTGCAAAATTAAAAACTAAAGCTGGTTTGGCTGTTTAGCCGAGGTCAAGCTCTTGGATATCGGCAACAAAATCGGTCAATTCTTTAATCGATGAATCAATATCGGCGCGCTGCGCCTTAAGTTTCGCGATGTGATCCTTACACTTTTCGACAGTGACACGGCGTTGCTCTACCCGGCCATCGTCAAGATCGTACAGATCGATCATCTCGCGGATTTCGGTAAGGCTGAAACCCACATTCTTGGCCCGCATAATCCATGCCAGACGCGCCCGATCACGCTTTGAATAGACGCGGGTTAAACCCACGCGCGCCGGACTGATCAGCCCTTCGTCCTCATAAAACCGCAACGCACGCGCAGTGCAGCCG harbors:
- the cysK gene encoding cysteine synthase A, whose protein sequence is MKAQSILETIGNTPHVRLSRLFPDHEVWLKSERSNPGGSIKDRIALAMVEDAEASGKLKAGGTIVEPTSGNTGIGLAMVAAVKGYKLVLVMPESMSIERRRLMLAYGATFDLTPKEKGMKGAIERATEIVESTDGAWMPSQFENPANVNIHTRTTAVEILADFADTPIDVMITGVGTGGHLTGCAEELKKHWSGFKAYAVEPEASPVINGGSPGPHPIQGIGAGFIPDNLHTDAIDGAVTVAAEDAKEMARRAAREEGMLIGISSGATLAAIAKKLPDLAAGSRVLGFNYDTGERYLSVPDFLPVE
- a CDS encoding aspartyl/asparaginyl beta-hydroxylase domain-containing protein, which produces MGLSNTLGLLSNDPGRPLHYRFFKRQRHRVNDQIAKSSLISNEAVFAPETFEWPQKVANHWQAIRDEAQAIYRHRDAIPPLREISPDHRGIVKDNAWRSFFLIGYGHRQEQNIARAPRTAELVSQIPGLNSAFFSILAPGSEITPHRGVTKAFITAHLGLVVPIRREKCWMRVGDHRLNWANGEWTIFDDTYEHEVKNETDETRIILLCQVERPLRAPGSWLAAGLMGYVRRSHFVREAKDNLTDWETAYAKAEREIA
- a CDS encoding acyl-CoA dehydrogenase C-terminal domain-containing protein is translated as MPTYTAPTRDTRFIVNEMLDLSSYGNLPGFENATPDMIETVVNEAGKFCSEVLAPINQIGDEQGCTRHEDGSVTTPDGFKEAYAAYVESGWGTLAKPEEFGGQGLPHVLGFVVEEFTATANQAFGMYPGLTNGASAAIEAAGSQEQKETYLPKMISGEWSGTMNLTEPHCGTDLGMIRTKAEPNGDGSYKITGTKIFISAGEHDLTNNIIHLVLAKTPGAPDSSKGISLFIVPKYILDENGEPGERNGVSCGSIEKKMGIHGNATCVLNYDEATGFMVGEENKGLAAMFVMMNAARLGVGLQGLAQAEVSYQNAVTYALDRRQGRALTGPADTEAKADPIFVHPDVRRMLMDAKVFNEGMRALCLWGALQVDLTHKAQTEEERQLADDLIGLITPVIKGYGTDKGYDIANNMQQVYGGHGYVREWGMEQFVRDSRIAMIYEGTNGVQAMDLCGRKLASKGGRAVQAFFKMIDDEIAIAKADEGLKDMAEKLEKALGEQKTATMWFMQNAMANPNHLGAGAHHYMHIMGIVTLGFFWLKMAKVAKETLAAGTQDAAFYEAKLTSAAYYAERFLPDAGALRRKLEAGSDNMMALTEEAFATAA
- a CDS encoding MerR family transcriptional regulator is translated as MATAPAHQTAEKTAGTEQRRKGAHLDRPDKLSREQFSISDLTSEFGCTARALRFYEDEGLISPARVGLTRVYSKRDRARLAWIMRAKNVGFSLTEIREMIDLYDLDDGRVEQRRVTVEKCKDHIAKLKAQRADIDSSIKELTDFVADIQELDLG